Proteins found in one Hevea brasiliensis isolate MT/VB/25A 57/8 chromosome 18, ASM3005281v1, whole genome shotgun sequence genomic segment:
- the LOC110646042 gene encoding uncharacterized protein At3g28850, translated as MGCASSKQKRCRRCRHCRHCHAPYSPMPRSYSMHVVHPSQKRGDGYHVVALTSTTLGSLALDSPSNYKDNINAAIDILTAKSNDEESTNLCDEQNGISNDKELKSKEFSVGLIEAKSWSNMIQEKIPKIVPRTPVRTPPGEPETINAWELMEGLEEDDGSVHLPHLFRSFSFDLSRETNPVPDSPRLNGTTFSPNNPQTSLKPLWLKLADEEANSKCPEFDPQIISTFRKSLQDLSPAHPFYLKPPDGEKQSPLSPPLAGNNHIKNFCKRGNEKVVVYFTSLRGIRKTYEDCCHVRVILKGLGVRTDERDVSMHSGFKDELRELLGEGFRGEGGLPKVFVGRKYIGGAEEIRRLHEEDQLDKLFEGCEMVEDSGGGACEACGDIRFVPCETCFGSCKIYYECDEEEEEEECEHGFQRCPDCNENGLIHCPICCY; from the coding sequence ATGGGTTGTGCAAGCTCAAAACAAAAGCGTTGCCGGCGTTGCCGGCACTGCCGGCACTGCCACGCACCCTATTCTCCGATGCCTCGGAGCTACTCAATGCATGTGGTTCATCCGTCGCAGAAAAGAGGCGATGGCTATCATGTGGTGGCGCTCACCTCCACCACATTAGGCTCTCTTGCGCTCGATTCACCTTCCAATTACAAGGACAATATCAATGCTGCTATTGATATTTTGACAGCGAAAAGCAATGATGAGGAGAGTACCAATTTATGTGATGAGCAAAATGGGATTTCAAACGACAAGGAATTGAAGAGCAAGGAATTTTCAGTGGGGTTAATTGAAGCCAAGAGTTGGTCTAATATGATCCAAGAAAAAATTCCCAAAATTGTCCCAAGGACGCCAGTTAGAACGCCGCCTGGAGAGCCTGAAACCATCAATGCTTGGGAGTTGATGGAGGGtcttgaagaagatgatggttcTGTACATTTGCCTCATCTGTTTCGCAGCTTCTCTTTCGATCTTTCTCGCGAAACAAATCCAGTTCCTGATAGCCCAAGATTGAATGGGACCACATTTTCACCAAATAATCCCCAGACTAGTCTCAAACCTCTTTGGCTTAAATTAGCAGACGAAGAAGCAAATTCCAAGTGTCCGGAATTCGACCCTCAAATCATTTCCACTTTCAGAAAATCTCTCCAGGATCTCTCTCCTGCCCATCCATTTTACCTCAAGCCACCGGACGGTGAGAAACAATCACCTCTTTCTCCTCCCTTAGCCGGCAATAATCATATTAAAAACTTCTGTAAACGTGGGAATGAGAAGGTGGTGGTATACTTTACAAGCCTGCGAGGGATTCGCAAAACCTACGAAGATTGCTGCCATGTGAGAGTGATCTTAAAGGGCTTAGGTGTTCGAACTGATGAGCGAGACGTATCGATGCATTCAGGGTTTAAGGATGAGTTGAGAGAGCTATTGGGAGAAGGGTTTAGAGGAGAAGGAGGACTACCGAAGGTGTTTGTCGGAAGAAAATACATTGGAGGAGCTGAGGAGATACGGCGACTGCACGAAGAAGATCAGCTGGATAAATTGTTTGAAGGGTGTGAAATGGTGGAGGACAGTGGTGGTGGAGCTTGTGAGGCTTGTGGGGATATCAGGTTTGTGCCATGCGAGACATGCTTTGGGAGTTGTAAGATATACTACGAATGtgacgaagaagaagaagaagaagaatgtgaGCATGGCTTTCAACGTTGCCCTGATTGTAATGAGAATGGACTAATACATTGCCCGATTTGTTGCTACTAG